The following coding sequences lie in one Arabidopsis thaliana chromosome 3, partial sequence genomic window:
- a CDS encoding kinetochore protein (CONTAINS InterPro DOMAIN/s: Kinetochore-Ndc80 complex, subunit Spc25 (InterPro:IPR013255); Has 194 Blast hits to 194 proteins in 72 species: Archae - 0; Bacteria - 4; Metazoa - 72; Fungi - 39; Plants - 62; Viruses - 0; Other Eukaryotes - 17 (source: NCBI BLink).): MEQISNIAGGDTTKETMASLGLICEKDIHEQRLKIDSFIASPFRRSMNSLVERAQATAQSQVELMNLKADLREAEDELVKVLAVKTRKEARQMGIRDSISATQSRIEVLRRNLQLQKSKKDDSVRIISQQLQALSKSKDNAGKVTEDKADIHEAISWYNHALGFHVEAGHGVKFTFTNIDAKRPTREFSFTVHYGNDIYTLLDSDLQLDYINEMVQELNKTNDLFRFVRLMREQFLKSTLSELPTHSGQLQQETSAISASAPAISFSTDTNMSTPENKRSKVQVNRRQKRGSESPLLAPVSTSATRRSSRFKGKK; the protein is encoded by the exons ATGGAACAAATTAGCAACATCGCTGGTGGAGACACAACGAAAGAGACTATGGCGTCTCTGGGTCTCATCTGTGAGAAAGATATTCATGAACAGCGTCTTAAAATCGATTCTTTCATCGCTTCTCCTTTCCGGAGATCGATGAACTCTTTAGTGGAGCGAGCTCAAGCCACTGCTCAAAGCCAAg TGGAACTAATGAATTTGAAAGCGGATCTGAGAGAAGCAGAGGATGAGCTAGTTAAAGTGTTGGCAG TGAAAACCCGTAAAGAGGCACGGCAAATGGGGATAAGAGATTCCATTTCTGCAACACAATCTAGGATTGAAGTACTTAGAAGAAATTTGCAGCTACAGAAGTCAAAGAAGGATGATTCTGTGAGAATTATCTCCCAACAGTTGCAAG CCTTGTCAAAATCGAAGGACAACGCTGGTAAAGTCACCGAAGACAAAGCAGATATTCATGAAGCAATCTCTTGGTATAATCATGCTCTCGGTTTTCACGTTGAAGCTGGACATG GAGTTAAATTCACATTCACCAACATTGATGCAAAAAGGCCGACCCGCGAATTTTCGTTCACAGTTCACTATGGAAATGACATCTACACAC TATTGGATAGCGATCTGCAATTGGATTACATCAACGAGATGGTTCAAGAATTGAATAAAACCAATGACCTTTTCAGATTTGTTCGTCTGATGAGGGAGCAGTTTCTGAAATCCACTTTATCTG AGCTGCCAACACATTCAGGACAACTGCAACAGGAAACGTCTGCCATATCTGCTTCAGCTCCAGCTATATCATTTTCCACTGATACAAACATGTCAActccagaaaacaaaagatctaAGGTTCAAGTGAATCGGCGACAAAAAAGAGGTAGCGAATCACCACTCCTAGCTCCTGTATCCACATCTGCCACTCGCCGTTCTTCTCGCTTTAAG GGTAAGAAATGA
- a CDS encoding F-box protein (BEST Arabidopsis thaliana protein match is: F-box family protein (TAIR:AT3G28223.1); Has 107 Blast hits to 106 proteins in 3 species: Archae - 0; Bacteria - 0; Metazoa - 0; Fungi - 0; Plants - 107; Viruses - 0; Other Eukaryotes - 0 (source: NCBI BLink).) has translation MTEKQHDQASMREEAVLPEVVVAHYECETWGLPRSLSSYISSFITHKFNTQFPNVTLAVAYTHVGLILISSGNKLLTYYVANPISRQCVEIPQPPPTVGYFLTSGLVTKLEDHVVLGYKVVLMDTSNLDDVISLLIYSSETGLWSFKTLQSHLTLSGLIDYNPVSLYGNLYWIGYNNDYGEVVVFHDFYATGTESDRCQVTPFPDGGTKPPNLK, from the exons ATGACTGAGAAACAACATGATCAAGCTTCAATGCGAGAAGAAGC AGTCCTACCTGAAGTAGTCGTGGCTCACTACGAATGCGAAACTTGGGGTCTTCCACGATCTCTAAGTTCTTACATCTCTTCTTTCATAACCCACAAATTCAATACTCAATTCCCAAACGTTACACTCGCCGTGGCTTACACTCATGTTGGATTGATTTTGATCAGCTCTGGCAACAAATTACTAACTTACTATGTGGCTAATCCGATCTCAAGACAATGTGTCGAAATCCCTCAGCCTCCTCCAACAGTTGGTTATTTTTTAACCTCTGGGCTTGTCACAAAACTTGAGGATCACGTCGTTTTAGGTTACAAAGTTGTTTTGATGGATACAAGTAACTTGGACGATGTCATAAGTTTACTGATATATTCATCCGAGACAGGGTTATGGAGTTTCAAAACCCTCCAATCTCATCTCACTTTGTCTGGTCTGATAGATTACAACCCTGTTAGCTTGTATGGAAACCTTTACTGGATAGGCTACAACAACGACTATGGAGAGGTTGTTGTGTTCCATGATTTCTACGCGACTGGCACGGAATCTGATCGATGCCAAGTTACACCTTTCCCTGACGGTGGAACGAAACCACCAAATTTAAAATGA
- a CDS encoding carboxyl-terminal peptidase (DUF239) (Protein of Unknown Function (DUF239); FUNCTIONS IN: molecular_function unknown; INVOLVED IN: biological_process unknown; LOCATED IN: endomembrane system; CONTAINS InterPro DOMAIN/s: Protein of unknown function DUF239, plant (InterPro:IPR004314); BEST Arabidopsis thaliana protein match is: Protein of Unknown Function (DUF239) (TAIR:AT5G18460.1); Has 744 Blast hits to 694 proteins in 28 species: Archae - 0; Bacteria - 15; Metazoa - 0; Fungi - 10; Plants - 719; Viruses - 0; Other Eukaryotes - 0 (source: NCBI BLink).), whose translation MIFSIIMAVLLAQASSLPKKTVQSSDGDIVDCFDVRDQPSLDHPLLQNHEIQGAPATGLPYMINKAGKRRVWQVWNQNGTSCPDETIPIRRSVVGAKRFKKKHWTDVRVNRRTVPYAAEEGHEYAIGEVVYLRGIYGTVATMNVWNPSVEHGTNEFSLSQIWLVAGHYNDSDLNTVEAGWQVFPDHYHDSQPRLFVYWTKDTYQKTGCLNLECPGFVQVTSEFAIGSAFSPTSSYGGSQYDITMYIWKDTKDGNWWLSIDSSVIGYWPARLFTHLAHGPATLVQWGGEIVNSRSYGQHTTTQMGSGHFAEEGFGKAGSFRNLKIIDYLSYMQPVQEFILQTKNPTCYTAIKGYSEEWGSHFYYGGPGYNALCP comes from the exons ATGATCTTCTCAATAATAATGGCGGTTCTTTTGGCCCAAGCTTCAAGTTTGCCAAAGAAGACTGTCCAG AGTTCGGATGGGGATATTGTAGACTGCTTCGACGTGAGAGATCAGCCTTCATTGGATCACCCACTATTGCAGAATCATGAAATTcag GGCGCACCCGCCACAGGATTACCATATATGATCAACAAAGCgggaaaaagaagagtttggCAGGTTTGGAACCAAAACGGCACCAGCTGTCCTGACGAAACTATACCCATAAGACGTAGCGTGGTCGGGGCtaaaagatttaagaaaaaacattggaCAGATGTTCGAGTCAATCGCCGAACAGTTCCATACGCCGCTGAGGAGGGACACGAG TACGCGATTGGAGAGGTGGTATATCTGCGGGGAATATATGGAACAGTGGCAACTATGAACGTTTGGAATCCATCTGTAGAACATGGAACAAACGAATTTAGTTTGTCCCAAATTTGGCTCGTCGCTGGACATTACAACGATTCCGACCTCAACACAGTCGAGGCTGGTTGGCAG GTTTTCCCGGATCATTATCATGACAGCCAGCCACGACTTTTCGTCTATTGGACG AAGGACACATATCAGAAGACAGGGTGTCTCAACCTCGAGTGCCCTGGTTTTGTTCAAGTCACTAGCGAGTTTGCCATTGGCAGTGCATTCTCTCCTACATCTTCTTACGGCGGCAGCCAGTACGACATCACGATGTACATATGGAAG GATACTAAAGATGGCAACTGGTGGCTGAGCATTGACTCCTCAGTGATTGGGTATTGGCCGGCGAGGCTTTTCACGCATTTAGCTCACGGGCCGGCGACGTTGGTACAGTGGGGAGGCGAGATTGTAAACTCTCGCAGCTATGGCCAGCACACTACCACACAGATGGGCTCGGGACATTTTGCAGAGGAAGGCTTCGGCAAAGCAGGTAGCTTCCGAAACCTGAAAATTATTGACTACCTCTCGTACATGCAACCAGTCCAAGAGTTCATCCTGCAAACGAAGAACCCCACATGTTATACTGCCATAAAGGGATACAGCGAGGAGTGGGGGAGTCATTTCTACTACGGCGGACCGGGATATAACGCCCTGTGTCCATAG
- the LCR48 gene encoding low-molecular-weight cysteine-rich 48 (low-molecular-weight cysteine-rich 48 (LCR48); LOCATED IN: endomembrane system; BEST Arabidopsis thaliana protein match is: low-molecular-weight cysteine-rich 49 (TAIR:AT2G33233.1); Has 35333 Blast hits to 34131 proteins in 2444 species: Archae - 798; Bacteria - 22429; Metazoa - 974; Fungi - 991; Plants - 531; Viruses - 0; Other Eukaryotes - 9610 (source: NCBI BLink).): MGFTKILVTFFLVGLLVISSSPQNAIASEIKAKINGLECFNTCTSYYDDHKCNVDCLSSGYPAGECYTVSPSQPKKCCCY, encoded by the exons atggGTTTCACAAAAATCTTAGTGACCTTCTTTCTTGTAGGTTTATTGGTTATTTCGTCGTCCCCACAAAACGCTATAGCATCAG AGATCAAAGCAAAGATCAATGGCCTAGAATGCTTTAATACATGTACATCTTATTATGATGATCATAAATGCAATGTGGACTGCCTATCATCGGGGTACCCGGCAGGAGAATGTTATACTGTGTCTCCTTCTCAACCtaaaaaatgttgttgttattaa